The window TTCGCTCGCCGCCTAACTCACTAGAAACCGCTTGAACTCGCGCACCACGCATACCAACACAAGCACCGACTGGATCAATACGCTTATCGTTAGTTTTTACTGCAATCTTGGCACGAGAACCGGGATCACGAGCAGCAGCTTTGATTTCAATAATTTCTTCACCGATTTCTGGCACTTCAATGCGGAATAGTTCAATCAGCATTTCAGGGCGAGAACGGGTCACAAAAAGTTGCGCACCGCGTGCTTCAGGACGGACATCATACAGCACACCACGAATTCGGTCACCTGGACGGAAATTTTCACGCGGTAACATATCTTCACGTAAGATAACGGCTTCAGCATTATTGCCAAGATCTAACGTAATATTTTCACGATTAACTTTTTTAACTTGAGCAGTGATGATTTCGCCTTGCTGCTCACGGAACTGGTCAACGACCATTGCACGTTCAGCTTCACGAACTTTCTGAACGATAACTTGTTTTGCTGTTTGTGTTGTAATACGGTCAAACGCAACAGATTCAATCTGATCTTCAACGTATTCGCCCAGTTGAAATTCTGGGTTTTCAAATTGTGCAGCTTCCAGCGTAATTTCACGCGTTGGCATAGTAACATCTTCAACAATTAACCAACGACGAAAAGTGTCAAAATCACCCGATTTACGATCAATCGCTACACGAACGTCGATTTCTTGTTCATATTTCTTTTTGGTTGCTGTCGCTAGTGCTGTTTCCAGAGCCTCGAATATTTTTTCACGAGGGAGGGATTTTTCGTTAGAAACCGCTTCTACAACAGCCAGAATTTCTTTGTTCATCCTAGTTGCCTCATTGAACTTAATTAAAAGTGGGGTACCAAGTTAGCTTTCTGGATGTTGCCAAGGGCGAACACTTCATCCTTACCATCCACAGTAACCGTTATCATTTCACCTTCGACGGCTTTAATAATGCCTTGCCATCTACGGCGGTTCTGCATCGCTATGCGTAAAGTCAGTGCCACCTCTTCACCGACAAAACGCTCATAATGGGCGACAGTGAATAGCGGGCGCTCTAGCCCTGGTGACGATATTTCTAGGTTATAGACCACAGAGATTGGATCTTCGACATCCAACACTGCACTCACCTGATGGCTGACATCAGCACAATCATCAACAGTGATGCCTTCTTCACTATCGATGAAAACACGCAATGTCGATGTACGCGCACGGACAAACTCTAAGCCTACAAATTCAAAGCCAAGTGCTTCCACCGGTGCTGAAATCATCTCTGTCAATTTTTGTTCTAATGTGGACAAGCCCACCCCCAGACATAAAAAAAGGGCTATAAAAGCCCAGTTAATTCGATTGTCAAATAACAAAAAACCCCGAAATTTCGGGGCTTTATGAAACTGGACCCTGTAGTGCCAACGGGTTCTACCATGTTCTTAGTATATCTTTAAAATCTAGATAAATCGATGAGAAATTCCGATAAATACATCTGACAAGATATGCTGACTAAGAATTGGTTGCGGGAGCCGGATTTGAACCGACGACCTTCGGGTTATGAGCCCGACGAGCTACCAAGCTGCTCCATCCCGCGTTCGAAAACGTGA of the Providencia stuartii genome contains:
- the nusA gene encoding transcription termination factor NusA, translated to MNKEILAVVEAVSNEKSLPREKIFEALETALATATKKKYEQEIDVRVAIDRKSGDFDTFRRWLIVEDVTMPTREITLEAAQFENPEFQLGEYVEDQIESVAFDRITTQTAKQVIVQKVREAERAMVVDQFREQQGEIITAQVKKVNRENITLDLGNNAEAVILREDMLPRENFRPGDRIRGVLYDVRPEARGAQLFVTRSRPEMLIELFRIEVPEIGEEIIEIKAAARDPGSRAKIAVKTNDKRIDPVGACVGMRGARVQAVSSELGGERIDIVLWDDNPAQFVINAMAPADVASIVVDEDKCTMDVAVESSNLAQAIGRNGQNVRLAAQLLKKHRGDDKWELNVMTAEELNAKHQAEAHASIDTFTKHLDIDEEFATALVEEGFSTLEELAYVPIKELLEIDGLDEETVEVLRERAKAALTTIELAQKESLGDNQPAEDLLNLEGMDNTLAYNLATRGICTLEDLAEQGIDDLIDIEGLDGEKAGALIMAARNICWFGNDA
- the rimP gene encoding ribosome maturation factor RimP; the protein is MSTLEQKLTEMISAPVEALGFEFVGLEFVRARTSTLRVFIDSEEGITVDDCADVSHQVSAVLDVEDPISVVYNLEISSPGLERPLFTVAHYERFVGEEVALTLRIAMQNRRRWQGIIKAVEGEMITVTVDGKDEVFALGNIQKANLVPHF